The following are encoded together in the Candidatus Tanganyikabacteria bacterium genome:
- a CDS encoding type II toxin-antitoxin system VapC family toxin: MDVFLDSSGALALVDGKDDAHERARRCLVELRDRRASVYTTNFVRTEAHALIGSRVGWDFARRWLADLDLPIETVRPVDEKAAIETILRQSDKTYSLTDATSFAVMARLQTRHALTLDRHFRQAGFETFP, translated from the coding sequence ATGGACGTCTTCCTTGACTCCTCGGGTGCCCTCGCCCTCGTGGATGGCAAGGATGACGCCCACGAGCGCGCAAGGCGCTGCCTGGTCGAGCTTCGTGACCGGCGTGCATCGGTCTACACGACGAATTTCGTGCGCACCGAAGCCCATGCCCTGATCGGCAGCCGGGTCGGCTGGGACTTCGCCCGCCGGTGGCTCGCCGATCTGGACCTGCCGATCGAGACCGTACGGCCCGTGGACGAGAAAGCGGCAATCGAGACGATCCTGCGCCAGTCCGACAAAACCTACTCGCTCACGGATGCGACCTCTTTTGCCGTCATGGCCCGCCTTCAGACTCGCCACGCCCTGACGCTCGATCGGCATTTCCGCCAAGCAGGCTTCGAGACTTTCCCCTGA
- a CDS encoding protein DA1, with protein sequence MGFLGAVLLAAVLIAQLVCGYCHRPITTSYITSKGHPYHETCYVEHVAPRCVVCSQPITTDYLRDPWGNVFHREHKQDTPQCQYCSRILSTKGSRGGFVYGDGRTICGICKATAVLDDKQAGTLAKAVRKRMAGLGLSVPYGDIPLELGDRNWLAGIRAQHPGLVATRTDATAFTNTVTTTRGARVVSKKVAIYVLAGLPIEVFQGTYAHELMHARNHLVADLRHTPELEEGAANYAEALYLANLNTAAARYHLQALETSEDPIYGQGYRRVKRMVADYGFAGLLGWLETQPDFPFGY encoded by the coding sequence ATGGGATTCCTCGGAGCGGTCCTCCTGGCGGCCGTCCTGATTGCACAGCTGGTCTGCGGCTATTGCCACCGGCCGATCACGACGTCCTACATAACCTCCAAGGGGCATCCCTACCACGAGACGTGCTACGTCGAGCATGTCGCCCCCCGCTGCGTCGTCTGCTCGCAGCCGATCACGACCGACTACCTCAGGGATCCCTGGGGCAACGTCTTCCACCGGGAGCACAAGCAGGACACGCCCCAGTGCCAGTACTGCAGCCGCATCCTGTCGACCAAGGGCAGCCGGGGCGGCTTCGTGTATGGCGACGGCCGGACCATCTGCGGCATCTGCAAGGCCACGGCGGTCCTGGACGACAAGCAGGCGGGCACCCTGGCCAAGGCGGTGCGGAAGCGCATGGCCGGCCTCGGCCTGTCGGTGCCGTACGGCGACATCCCCCTCGAACTGGGCGATCGCAACTGGTTGGCGGGGATCCGCGCGCAGCATCCGGGCCTGGTCGCCACGCGGACGGACGCGACCGCATTCACCAACACCGTCACGACCACGCGCGGCGCGCGGGTCGTGAGCAAGAAGGTCGCCATCTACGTCCTGGCCGGCCTGCCGATCGAGGTGTTCCAGGGCACCTACGCGCACGAACTCATGCACGCCCGCAACCATTTGGTCGCCGACCTCCGCCACACGCCCGAACTCGAAGAGGGCGCAGCCAACTACGCCGAGGCCCTCTACCTCGCCAACCTCAACACCGCCGCCGCCCGCTACCACCTGCAGGCCCTGGAGACCAGCGAGGACCCGATCTACGGGCAGGGCTACCGGCGGGTCAAGCGCATGGTCGCCGACTACGGCTTCGCCGGACTGCTCGGCTGGCTCGAGACGCAGCCCGACTTTCCGTTCGGGTACTGA